Below is a genomic region from Alosa sapidissima isolate fAloSap1 chromosome 19, fAloSap1.pri, whole genome shotgun sequence.
ACATCAGATCAGGTTGAACTATAAAGGGACGGATAAATCACTGCTCTAGTTGCAAGTCGTTTTAATTACACTGAATATTTAATTGTTAAAAATGATAACCTTATATTCTGATTCACTAGCTCCAACGCTGTGGAAAATGAATTTCACATCACTAATAACAGTTTGCAATAAATGTGTTTTGTAGGTATTTTTATATCATTTAATTATGTATTAGAtactattattttattttattttaatttatttaacatttattaatAGTTGTAATTTTCATTACAGACTGACAAAATTGATTGCTGCATGGGCCTAGCTAAAACGGTCAGAGTCAGTATGGTGCCACGGATGGATGTCTTCCAAGGGGGGGACAGAAGCTATAAGAGAATCACCATGCATATAACTGTGCACATATGGGACACTGCTCTTCTCTGTTTTGCTCTCTACATTGTGGCTTGTGTTAGTCGTGTATCTGGATTCACATATGGGGTCTGTGAATTACATGACCCTGAGCAGTGTGGAGGACGTACCAAATTTTTCTGCTACAAAAGAAGTCTTGAGCATGTGCCACCAAAATTCCCACATAACGTAACTGATATAGACATTTCTCACAATAAAATAAAAGGGATAAAGAGTGAGGACTTCCAAAATCTTACACATTTAGAAACCTTAAACATCTCCTACAACTCAATCTCTTATGTGGAGAAAGGAGCTTTCAGAGACTTGATTCCCTTAACAGAATTGGGCCTAAGCAGTAACCGTTTGAGCATAATCACAAAAGAATTCTTCCAAGGCCTGACCAATCTAAAAGTGCTCCTCCTTGACAAGAACAATATTTCGACCACTGAAAATTCATCATTTTCTGTCTTCCACCACTTAGAATGTGTGAAACTTTCTGAGAATAAGCTAACAGACATGGAACTAATGCAACCCATTTTCAGAATACAAACATTGAATGAAATACATATTGCCTCCAACAACATCTCAAATTTTCAGTCGATTAATGTTTCAAATTCATCCCTCAGACTTCAAATACTGAATTTAGCTCACAATCCTCTAAACATTTTTAGGATTAGTGAAGATATTTTACCCTATCTCCAGGCAATCAATCTGTCATACTGTTTTTCAAATAGAAATTCAGAATGGGAAGTGCTGAATACAAGTTTCTTCAGGAATGTAAAGAGGCTTGAAATGGCTGGTGTTAATGTCTCATTAGAGCGATTCAAGGTGATACTGCAAACATTTAATAACTCACTGGTCGCATTAACATTGAGCGCTGTACCTCTTGCAAAATCCCTTATAAGTTATACTTGTCATATTCCAACACTTACAACACTTACTTTGAGAAATAACAACATCACTAGCTTAAAAGGCACAGGGCTGGAGAGATGCTGTCAAATTAGGACACTGGATCTGGGCCATAATAGACTTGCTGATCTGGAAAATGTTTTGGCATCACTGACAAATCTTACTTTTTTACAACTGGGTTATAATAAATTTTCATACATTCCAAGTATGATACAAAATCTATCCATGTTGGAAAACTTAGATTTAGTATTCAATCAAATTGAAAAATTAGGTTGTTCTACCTTTAAAAATCTTAACAATCTCAAAACTCTCCGCTTGTATAGAAATAGAATTAAAGTTGTGAAAGACTGTGTTTTCCAAGACATGATAAATCTAAAAAAACTGTACTTAGGATCAAACTATATCAGTTTTTTAGACAGAGCCTTCCAAAATGGTCCTGCTAAATTGGAATATCTAAAACTAAGCTCAAACTCATTAGCTTCCCTTAAAACTAATGACTTCAGAGGTTTAAAATCACTCAGGACTTTGATTTTATAtgacaataaaataaattcaATTGATGACGGGACTTTTGATAAATTAATTAGCTTGAAAGTACTGAACTTGCATTTTAACAAGATAACAGATGAATCACTCAGACCAACTGTATTTTCAGAACTTTCTAATCTTTTAGAACTGACTTTACAGAATAATCACATATTAAAAGCTGAATACTTTCAAACACCTCCTTTTTATAATTTAACGTCTCTTAAAGTGCTTTCAGTTTTATCTCAGCGTCATCATAACAATCAGTCTTTTTTGCCCTATAATTTCCTACAAAATTTGAGACATTTACACACTTTTTGGGCCCAGAATGCTGGACTTAAATATTTGCACGACGATGTGTTCAAAGATAACACCCAGCTCGCAGAACTAGCCCTGAGTGGAAATGACCTCACAACTCTCTCTCCGAATGTATTCCTGCCCCTGCGAAAACTCTATAAGCTCTATTTAAAAGAAACTCGTCTAAAAACCTTAGATTTTCTTGTGCAAGCAAACCTTCAAGATCTCTATTATTTGCAGATTAGCAATAACCAAATTTCATCAATCAATAAAACAATTATCAAGTCCCTTCCTGGGTTAAGGCTACTCGATATGCAAGGAAACACCTTCACCTGTGACTGTAGCAATGCTCAGTTCATCAAATGGTTGGAGAAAAGTAATTTCACACAAGTACTTGCCGCTAATACATACGAATGTAACAGTCCTCCCAATTTCAAAGAAACACAACTTTTACATTTAGATGTATCTTCTTGTTCAGAAAACAATGAGTTTTATTATTACATATCCAGCACTTGTCTTGTGCTCCTGACCTTGATCATCTCTCTCATCTATAACTTCCTACACTGGCAAATAGTTTATGGCTATTATCTCTTCTTGGCATTTCTCTATGACAATAAGAAGAAGGGGTCTCACAAGCCATTAGGTTTCCAGTATGATGCTTTTGTTTCCTACAACAAGCATGATGAACTCTGGGTCACCAGTGAGTTGCTCCCCAAACTAGAGGGAGAACAGGGATGGAGATTATGTCTGCACCACCGGGACTTCCAACCAGGGAAACCCATTGTGGACAACATCGTGGATGGCATCTACAGCAGCCGCAAGACTATCTGCATCCTCAGCCAGCACTACCTGGAGAGTGAGTGGTGTTCCAGGGAAGTGCAGGTGGCCAGCTTCCGTCTGTTCGATGAGAAAAAGGACGTTCTGATCCTGTTGTTCCTGGAGGACATTCCAGTCTATCGGCTGTCCCCTTACTACAGGATGAGGGGCCTGGTGAAGAAGCGCACGTACCTCAGCTGGCCCAAAGCGGGACAGGACACACGGGTCTTCTGGGAGAAACTAAGAGTTGCCCTTGGTGCCAGAAGGGGTTCTGAGGAGGAGAATTCCCTCAGTGATGTGCAGAATGTCCTTTGATCCTTAAACAGTTACGCTTTAACGGGTTCTGTCAAGAGACAATGCCCTATGC
It encodes:
- the LOC121693618 gene encoding leucine-rich repeat and immunoglobulin-like domain-containing nogo receptor-interacting protein 2, which codes for MTDKIDCCMGLAKTVRVSMVPRMDVFQGGDRSYKRITMHITVHIWDTALLCFALYIVACVSRVSGFTYGVCELHDPEQCGGRTKFFCYKRSLEHVPPKFPHNVTDIDISHNKIKGIKSEDFQNLTHLETLNISYNSISYVEKGAFRDLIPLTELGLSSNRLSIITKEFFQGLTNLKVLLLDKNNISTTENSSFSVFHHLECVKLSENKLTDMELMQPIFRIQTLNEIHIASNNISNFQSINVSNSSLRLQILNLAHNPLNIFRISEDILPYLQAINLSYCFSNRNSEWEVLNTSFFRNVKRLEMAGVNVSFHRWNWLDWQFLHSIMMTQELSKTLKCEILQSRGVNPSAQTLSEASLRAFAYMSRELGRVWLGYGQVWLAQSPLSESSRRVLRSLPVVPGQLFGPAAQQALEHSLRATQLRVSSAVSSFCVSVHGH